Proteins found in one Miscanthus floridulus cultivar M001 chromosome 4, ASM1932011v1, whole genome shotgun sequence genomic segment:
- the LOC136552031 gene encoding AT-hook motif nuclear-localized protein 10-like isoform X1 translates to MMEVSPSPEQGVMAGREPFGLPKTPATPPSSGGTQSLRMAYTTDGTAIFTPVSSVPPATATYQPVAASSLAGVGGNGGPPVHPGGAGEPVAKKKRGRPRKYGPDGSISLALVPASMAAAPAPAPAPPAPGASGPFSPNGPKAPNAAPSASPDGAKKRGRPKGSTNKKHVPALGPGGAGFTPHLIFVKAGEDVSAKIMSFSQHGTRAVCILSANGAISNVTLRQSATSGGTVTYEGRFEILSLSGSFLLSENGGHRSRTGGLSVSLAGPDGRVLGGSVAGLLTAASPVQIVVGSFDADGKEPKQQKLAASPSDPSPAPLKLAPTTTGVAAGPSSPPSRGTLSLSESSGGAPSPPHAGASGGGHGQQQQPGGFSGLSWK, encoded by the exons GAGTTTGCGCATGGCGTACACGACGGACGGCACCGCCATCTTCACCCCGGTGAGCTCCGTGCCGCCCGCGACGGCGACGTACCAGCCCGTGGCTGCTTCAAGCTTGGCTGGCGTGGGAGGCAATGGTGGCCCGCCGGTGCACCCGGGCGGCGCGGGTGAGCCGGTGGCCAAGAAGAAGCGTGGTCGGCCAAGAAAGTACGGCCCCGACGGCTCCATATCGCTGGCATTGGTGCCCGCATCCATGGCtgcagcgccggcgccggcgccggcgccgccggctCCTGGAGCTTCCGGTCCTTTCTCGCCTAACGGCCCGAAGGCGCCGAACGCTGCGCCGTCAGCGTCGCCGGACGGCGCGAAGAAGCGGGGCCGGCCGAAGGGCTCCACCAACAAGAAGCACGTGCCTGCTCTTG GGCCAGGAGGGGCAGGTTTTACACCTCATCTCATTTTTGTAAAGGCCGGAGAG GACGTATCGGCAAAGATCATGTCGTTCTCTCAGCACGGGACACGCGCGGTTTGCATCCTTTCAGCAAATGGCGCCATATCAAATGTGACGCTTCGGCAATCTGCTACTTCAGGCGGAACGGTGACATACGAG GGTCGTTTCGAGATACTGTCTCTGTCTGGGTCGTTTCTTCTATCAGAGAATGGTGGTCATCGCAGTCGAACTGGTGGGCTCAGCGTTTCGCTAGCAGGCCCTGATGGCCGTGTCCTGGGTGGTAGTGTTGCCGGACTTCTGACGGCTGCTTCACCGGTACAG ATCGTTGTCGGGAGCTTTGACGCCGATGGAAAGGAGCCGAAGCAGCAGAAGCTTGCTGCGTCACCGTCAGACCCATCACCGGCGCCACTAAAGCTCGCGCCGACGACGACGGGCGTGGCGGCAGGGCCGAGCAGCCCGCCGTCGAGAGGGACATTGAGCCTGAGCGAGTCATCCGGCGGCGCCCCGAGCCCGCCGCACGCAGgggccagcggcggcggccatgggcagcagcagcagccaggggGCTTCTCCGGCCTGTCCTGGAAATGA
- the LOC136552031 gene encoding AT-hook motif nuclear-localized protein 10-like isoform X2, with protein sequence MMEVSPSPEQGVMAGREPFGLPKTPATPPSSGGTQSLRMAYTTDGTAIFTPVSSVPPATATYQPVAASSLAGVGGNGGPPVHPGGAGEPVAKKKRGRPRKYGPDGSISLALVPASMAAAPAPAPAPPAPGASGPFSPNGPKAPNAAPSASPDGAKKRGRPKGSTNKKHVPALGPGGAGFTPHLIFVKAGEDVSAKIMSFSQHGTRAVCILSANGAISNVTLRQSATSGGTVTYEGRFEILSLSGSFLLSENGGHRSRTGGLSVSLAGPDGRVLGGSVAGLLTAASPIVVGSFDADGKEPKQQKLAASPSDPSPAPLKLAPTTTGVAAGPSSPPSRGTLSLSESSGGAPSPPHAGASGGGHGQQQQPGGFSGLSWK encoded by the exons GAGTTTGCGCATGGCGTACACGACGGACGGCACCGCCATCTTCACCCCGGTGAGCTCCGTGCCGCCCGCGACGGCGACGTACCAGCCCGTGGCTGCTTCAAGCTTGGCTGGCGTGGGAGGCAATGGTGGCCCGCCGGTGCACCCGGGCGGCGCGGGTGAGCCGGTGGCCAAGAAGAAGCGTGGTCGGCCAAGAAAGTACGGCCCCGACGGCTCCATATCGCTGGCATTGGTGCCCGCATCCATGGCtgcagcgccggcgccggcgccggcgccgccggctCCTGGAGCTTCCGGTCCTTTCTCGCCTAACGGCCCGAAGGCGCCGAACGCTGCGCCGTCAGCGTCGCCGGACGGCGCGAAGAAGCGGGGCCGGCCGAAGGGCTCCACCAACAAGAAGCACGTGCCTGCTCTTG GGCCAGGAGGGGCAGGTTTTACACCTCATCTCATTTTTGTAAAGGCCGGAGAG GACGTATCGGCAAAGATCATGTCGTTCTCTCAGCACGGGACACGCGCGGTTTGCATCCTTTCAGCAAATGGCGCCATATCAAATGTGACGCTTCGGCAATCTGCTACTTCAGGCGGAACGGTGACATACGAG GGTCGTTTCGAGATACTGTCTCTGTCTGGGTCGTTTCTTCTATCAGAGAATGGTGGTCATCGCAGTCGAACTGGTGGGCTCAGCGTTTCGCTAGCAGGCCCTGATGGCCGTGTCCTGGGTGGTAGTGTTGCCGGACTTCTGACGGCTGCTTCACCG ATCGTTGTCGGGAGCTTTGACGCCGATGGAAAGGAGCCGAAGCAGCAGAAGCTTGCTGCGTCACCGTCAGACCCATCACCGGCGCCACTAAAGCTCGCGCCGACGACGACGGGCGTGGCGGCAGGGCCGAGCAGCCCGCCGTCGAGAGGGACATTGAGCCTGAGCGAGTCATCCGGCGGCGCCCCGAGCCCGCCGCACGCAGgggccagcggcggcggccatgggcagcagcagcagccaggggGCTTCTCCGGCCTGTCCTGGAAATGA
- the LOC136552029 gene encoding uncharacterized protein, with the protein MKASIKFRDDDRPLLRAKVPVGVLGLPFLSGLAAGGDAKDLRFDLSTAFPSGPVLRLSYRPNEPLQPLALSIRTGLGPLGSPIRAPFALAAEFNLTSSNPPAFSLLFKPRIGDFAVASSVRSPPPPPPASTPPPLAIKMADLTTNGDDHDREAHGKGFSIAGNGFTANVAAAAGTGGGGVGALLSGMRLTTRSVLPLWSKASLRFQWGLRVPPEIKAALADDGYGRKAGSLAISKLPLLVMNKITIEHTPKMPSQPETDKKRKKDAPPAAEGEEFSLMKRQLEKLNVESTMLCRSVEDLRAEVGAGKGDGRKLPAAVPPPQHSFVSKPDRHFHSNAKELVDSGTKPPPNEASEELKKALEARRK; encoded by the coding sequence ATGAAGGCGTCGATCAAGTTCCGCGACGACGACCGCCCGCTGCTGCGCGCCAAGGTGCCCGTCGGCGTGCTGGGGCTGCCCTTCCTCTCGGGCCTCGCGGCGGGGGGAGACGCCAAGGACCTCCGCTTCGACCTCTCCACCGCCTTCCCCTCCGGCCCGGTGCTCCGCCTCTCGTACCGCCCCAACGAGCCGCTCCAGCCCTTAGCCCTCTCCATCCGCACGGGGCTGGGGCCGCTGGGGTCCCCTATCCGCGCCCCCTTCGCCCTCGCCGCCGAATTCAACCTCACCTCCTCCAACCCGCCCGCCTTCTCGCTCCTCTTCAAGCCCCGGATCGGGGACTTCGCCGTCGCCAGCTCCGTCCGctccccgccgccaccgccgcccgcaTCCACCCCGCCCCCGCTGGCGATCAAGATGGCCGACCTCACCACCAACGGCGACGACCACGACCGCGAAGCGCACGGTAAAGGCTTCTCCATCGCCGGGAATGGGTTCACGGCGAACGTGGCGGCCGCTGCGGggacgggcggcggcggcgtgggcgcgcTGCTTTCCGGGATGCGGCTCACGACCAGGAGCGTGCTGCCACTGTGGAGTAAGGCGAGCCTGCGGTTCCAGTGGGGGCTGCGCGTGCCGCCGGAGATCAAGGCCGCGCTTGCAGACGACGGGTACGGGCGCAAGGCTGGGAGCCTCGCCATCAGCAAGCTGCCGCTGCTGGTGATGAACAAGATCACCATAGAGCACACGCCCAAGATGCCTTCACAGCCTGAAacggacaagaagaggaagaaagacgCTCCTCCAGCAGCCGAGGGCGAGGAGTTCTCACTGATGAAGAGGCAACTGGAGAAGCTGAATGTGGAGAGCACAATGCTGTGTCGTTCAGTCGAGGACTTGCGTGCAGAGGTTGGAGCTGGCAAAGGCGATGGTCGTAAGCTGCCAGCAGCAGTGCCACCTCCACAGCATTCATTCGTGTCGAAACCAGATCGCCATTTCCACAGCAATGCGAAGGAATTGGTGGACAGTGGGACGAAACCGCCCCCCAATGAAGCAAGCGAGGAGTTGAAGAAGGCGCTTGAGGCCCGTCGGAAGTAA
- the LOC136552030 gene encoding uncharacterized protein: protein MSVRIKAVVDRFVKELQEALDADIQDRIMKEREMQSYIEEREREVAEREAAWKAELSRREAEIARQEARLKMEKENLEKEKSVLMGTASSQDNQDGALEITVSGEKYRCLRFSKAKK, encoded by the exons ATGTCGGTGCGGATCAAGGCGGTAGTAGACCGGTTCGTGAAGGAGCTGCAGGAGGCGCTGGACGCGGACATCCAGGACCGCATCATGAAGGAGCGCGAGATGCAAAGCTACATCGAGGAGCGCGAGCGCGAGGTCGCCGAGCGGGAGGCCGCCTGGAAGGCCGAGCTCTCCCGCCGCGAG GCTGAGATTGCACGGCAAGAAGCCAGGCTGAAGATGGAAAAGGAGAATTTAGAGAAGGAAAAGAGCGTCCTCATGGGAACAGCATCCAGCCAAGACAACCAAGATGGAGCCCTTGAGATCACTGTCAGTGGTGAGAAGTACAGGTGCCTCCGTTTCTCTAAGGCGAAGAAATGA